DNA from Rhodobacteraceae bacterium M382:
TCTTTTCGTTCAGTTCGGCTGCGGCCTGTTCAAGAATATCGCTCATCTCATTCCTCTGGTTTGTCAGCAGTGTAGAGGCACAGATCCGTGACTGGATTTTGGTGCATTTCACGCTACAGTGACGCCTAACATGGATATACGGCTAACAAATCTCAAAGGTATCGTGGCGGCAACCGTCATTGTGCTCACAATTTCGGGTGGAACGCAGGTTTTTGCTGAATACGAGGCCGATCTTTTGGCTGAACTGGCTCAGTCAGACCCCAAGGAGGCCATCGGACTGGAGCGTGAGCTGAAGGCGCTGTGGGGCAACAGCGGTTCGCCAGCGATGAATCTGCTGTTGAAACGGGGGCGTGATGCCTTGGAACGGGGCGACACCCGCGAAGCGATTGAACATTTCACGGCCTTGACCGATCACGCACCGGATTTTGCCGAGGGATGGAATGCACGAGCATCTGCCTTTTACGACTCCGGGCTGATTGGCCCGGCTTTGGCTGATCTGGAACGTGCGCTGTTTCTGAACCCCAACAATTACGATGCGATTTTTGGTCTGGGAGTAATATTTGAGCAGTTCGGTGACAGTTCGCGCGCCCATGCCGCCTATTCCCGGGCTCAGGCTATACATCCCCATCACGACGAAGTAACCAAAGCCCTGGAACGCCTGAAGCCCGAGGTTGAAGGCGAAGAATTGTAGGCCACCTTTTGCCTGAGCAATCAGGACGGGGACATCAGGGGCAATCATGACCGGATCTTCGCGAATCGCAGCCGTTTTGGGGCCGACCAATACAGGCAAGACCCACTATGCCATCGAACGGATGTTGGGATACCGCACTGGTGTCATCGGTCTGCCGCTGCGCCTTTTGGCGCGTGAGGTCTATGACCGGATTGTTGCCATTCGCGGCCCATCCGTTGTGGCGCTGGTCACCGGAGAGGAGCGCATCGTGCCGCCGCGAACCCAATATTGGGTCTGCACCGTCGAAGCGATGCCAGATGGCATGGGCGCTGATTTTGTGGCCATTGATGAAATTCAACTCTGCGCCGACCCGGAACGCGGACATGTTTTTACCGACCGGTTGTTGCGGGCACGCGGCACCCATGAGACGCTGTTTCTGGGCTCTGACACCATGCGCGGCCCGATTTCGGCGCTGGTACCACATGTGGAATTTCTGCGTCGCGACAGGATGTCGCAGCTGGTCTATACCGGGTCCAAGAAGATCTCGCGCATGCCGGCCCGCAGCGCCATTGTCGGGTTTTCGGTCGACAACGTCTATGCCATCGCCGAATTGATCCGCCGCCAAAAGGGGGGCGCAGCCGTGGTCATGGGGGCGCTCAGCCCGCGTACCCGCAATGCTCAGGTGGCGCTCTACCAGAACGGCGAGGTCGATTATCTGGTGTCCACAGATGCCATCGGCATGGGGCTGAACCTGGACATTGATCATGTGGCGTTTTCTTCGACCAGCAAATTTGACGGGCGCCGGATGCGCCCATTGGCGGCCAATGAGCTGGCCCAGATCGCTGGCCGGGCAGGGCGCGGTATGTCGGACGGCACCTTTGGCGTCACGGGCGAGGCGCGTCCCATGGACGATGGGCTGGCCGAGGCGATCATGGAGCATCGGTTTACCCCGTTGAAGAAGCTGAACTGGCGGTCCAACGCGCTTCAGTTCGGATCGATCGAGGCGCTGATCGGCTCGCTGGAAGCAGTCCCCACCGGCGACCATCTGACCAAAGCCCGCGAGGCCGACGATCTGCGAGCTCTGAAACTGCTGTCGCGCGAAACAAATGTGATGGCCCGTGCCAGCGATGGAACGTCGGTCCGGCTTTTGTGGGATGTTTGCCGAATCCCGGATTTTCGCGGGATCAGTGCAGGTGAACATTCCAACCTTTTGGGGATCATTTATGACCATCTGCATCAGCGTGGCGGGATTCCTGACGATTGGATAGCACGCCAGATCAAGCAGATCGACCGCAAGGACGGTGATATCGACACATTGTCGAAAAGATTGGCATTTATCCGCACGTGGACATATGTCGCGCAACGGAACGGTTGGGTTCGTGACGAAAGCCATTGGCGTAATGAAACACGCGCTGTAGAAGACAGGTTGTCAGATGCCTTGCATGAGCGTCTGACTCAGAGATTTGTGGACCGGCGCACCTCAGTGTTGTTGCGGCGGCTCAAACAGAAGGAGGCCCTTTTGGCCGAAGTAAATGACAAGGGTGAAGTGACCGTCGAAGGAGAATTCGTCGGTCGGTTGGAAGGGTTCCGGTTTAGCCCGGACAAATCTGCACAAGGGGCCGAGGCAAAAGCCTTGAAATCGGCGTCTTTGCAGGCATTGGCACCGCAATTCCATCTGCGTGCCGATCGATTCTATAACGCACCAGATACCGAAATCGATTTCACCGAACAGGGTGGCCTGATGTGGGGCGAACATGCGGTGGGCAAGCTGGTTGCTGGCCCTGACGCGCTGAAACCCCAGATCGACGTCTTTGTGGACGAGGCTGCGGGCGAAGATGTTGCACAGAAGGTGGAGCGCCGTCTGCAGCACTTTATCTCGCGCAAGATCGCGGCGCTGTTCGAACCGTTGCAGAACCTTGAAAAAGACGAGGCGCTGACCGGTCTGGCACGTGGGTTCGCCTTCCGCATGGTCGAGGCACTGGGCGTTTTGCCCCGCGCCGACATTGCGCAGGAGGTCAAGGACCTGGACCAGGACGCCCGTGCAGCCTTGCGCAAACACGGGATCCGGTTTGGTCAGTTCACCATCTTTATGCCGTTGCTGTTGAAGCCCGCGCCGACCCGGTTGCGTTTGGTTCTGTGGTCGCTGGTTCAGGGTTTGGACATCTTTCCCGAATCGCCACCCCCGGGTCTGGTTACGGTTCCTTCCGTTGCCGATGGTCCCAAGGGCTATGACACCATGAGCGGCTATCGCGTTGCCGGCGAACGGGCGATCCGTATCGACATGCTGGAACGTCTGGCCGACATGTTGCGCACCGAAGACAGCCGTGGCGGGTTTGAGGCCAAGCCCGACATGCTGTCGATCACCGGCATGACGTTGGAACAATTCGCCGACCTGATGCAGGGGCTGGGATATCGCGCTGAAAAGGGCGAGCGGGAAAAGGTGAAGGCCGCTCCTGTCGAAGCTAAGGCCGCTGAAGCCGCACCTGTCGAAGCTGCTCCTGAGAGCACTGAACAGACCGCAGCTGACGCGACATCCGAGGCTGACGCCGCCGCACCGGCTGACACTCCTGCCGAAACCGCACCTGTCGAAGCGGAGGCCGCCGAAGCTGCGCCTGCGGAACCCGAGGCACCGGGTGAACCTTCGGTCGAAAACCAGGCCGAAGCCGCCAAACCGGCCGAACCTGAGATCGAAG
Protein-coding regions in this window:
- a CDS encoding tetratricopeptide repeat protein, which encodes MDIRLTNLKGIVAATVIVLTISGGTQVFAEYEADLLAELAQSDPKEAIGLERELKALWGNSGSPAMNLLLKRGRDALERGDTREAIEHFTALTDHAPDFAEGWNARASAFYDSGLIGPALADLERALFLNPNNYDAIFGLGVIFEQFGDSSRAHAAYSRAQAIHPHHDEVTKALERLKPEVEGEEL
- a CDS encoding disulfide oxidoreductase encodes the protein MTGSSRIAAVLGPTNTGKTHYAIERMLGYRTGVIGLPLRLLAREVYDRIVAIRGPSVVALVTGEERIVPPRTQYWVCTVEAMPDGMGADFVAIDEIQLCADPERGHVFTDRLLRARGTHETLFLGSDTMRGPISALVPHVEFLRRDRMSQLVYTGSKKISRMPARSAIVGFSVDNVYAIAELIRRQKGGAAVVMGALSPRTRNAQVALYQNGEVDYLVSTDAIGMGLNLDIDHVAFSSTSKFDGRRMRPLAANELAQIAGRAGRGMSDGTFGVTGEARPMDDGLAEAIMEHRFTPLKKLNWRSNALQFGSIEALIGSLEAVPTGDHLTKAREADDLRALKLLSRETNVMARASDGTSVRLLWDVCRIPDFRGISAGEHSNLLGIIYDHLHQRGGIPDDWIARQIKQIDRKDGDIDTLSKRLAFIRTWTYVAQRNGWVRDESHWRNETRAVEDRLSDALHERLTQRFVDRRTSVLLRRLKQKEALLAEVNDKGEVTVEGEFVGRLEGFRFSPDKSAQGAEAKALKSASLQALAPQFHLRADRFYNAPDTEIDFTEQGGLMWGEHAVGKLVAGPDALKPQIDVFVDEAAGEDVAQKVERRLQHFISRKIAALFEPLQNLEKDEALTGLARGFAFRMVEALGVLPRADIAQEVKDLDQDARAALRKHGIRFGQFTIFMPLLLKPAPTRLRLVLWSLVQGLDIFPESPPPGLVTVPSVADGPKGYDTMSGYRVAGERAIRIDMLERLADMLRTEDSRGGFEAKPDMLSITGMTLEQFADLMQGLGYRAEKGEREKVKAAPVEAKAAEAAPVEAAPESTEQTAADATSEADAAAPADTPAETAPVEAEAAEAAPAEPEAPGEPSVENQAEAAKPAEPEIEVFYTFTWGRTRQGGNPRGQRRDAAGAGKGAGNKPQGKGRPRGGKPDGKPQGRKGGRPQQQGAKTFSSRPPKKEKAIDPDNPFAAALMGLKDSK